A window of the Phycisphaerae bacterium genome harbors these coding sequences:
- a CDS encoding TIM barrel protein, with the protein MQADDRVSRRAVLGQVAAGTAGAMMAADLAKAEDAVAAPAKGRIRQSVSKWCYGKMTMDELARHCVRIGYQSIELVGPEDWPTAKKYGLTCAMVPGAGKLTDCLNRRENHDRCEAEFRKNIELAAETGMPNVICFSGNRNGISDEEGIRNCVDGVKRVVGFAEKMKVNICMEYLNSKIDHKDYQFDNMAFGVAVAKQVGSPRFGILYDIYHAQIMEGDIIRTIRENHQYILHYHTGGNPGRHEIDETQEIYYPAVMRAIVETGYKGFVGQEFVPAGDPVKALENAFRICDV; encoded by the coding sequence ATGCAAGCCGATGATCGCGTGTCACGAAGAGCAGTCTTGGGTCAAGTAGCCGCCGGGACGGCCGGGGCAATGATGGCTGCTGATCTGGCCAAAGCGGAGGATGCTGTTGCGGCCCCGGCCAAGGGGCGGATCCGCCAGTCGGTGTCCAAGTGGTGCTACGGCAAGATGACGATGGACGAGTTGGCCCGTCATTGCGTCCGGATCGGCTATCAGTCGATCGAGCTGGTCGGCCCGGAGGATTGGCCGACGGCCAAGAAGTACGGCCTGACCTGCGCGATGGTGCCCGGCGCCGGCAAGCTGACTGACTGCCTCAACCGCCGCGAGAACCACGACCGCTGCGAGGCCGAGTTCCGCAAGAACATCGAGCTGGCCGCCGAGACCGGCATGCCCAACGTCATCTGCTTCTCGGGCAACCGCAACGGCATCTCCGACGAGGAGGGCATCCGCAACTGCGTCGACGGGGTCAAGCGAGTCGTCGGCTTCGCCGAGAAGATGAAGGTCAACATCTGCATGGAGTATCTCAACAGCAAGATCGACCACAAGGATTACCAGTTCGACAACATGGCCTTCGGCGTGGCCGTCGCCAAGCAGGTCGGCTCGCCCCGATTCGGCATTCTCTACGACATCTATCACGCCCAGATCATGGAAGGCGACATCATCCGGACGATCAGAGAGAACCATCAATACATCCTGCACTATCACACCGGCGGCAACCCCGGGCGACATGAAATCGACGAAACCCAGGAGATCTACTACCCGGCCGTCATGCGGGCGATTGTGGAAACGGGTTATAAGGGATTTGTAGGTCAGGAGTTCGTGCCCGCCGGCGATCCGGTCAAGGCGCTGGAAAACGCTTTCCGAATCTGCGACGTATGA